From the genome of Geothrix sp. 21YS21S-4, one region includes:
- a CDS encoding anthranilate synthase component I family protein, with the protein MDLSPRHRTPWTPGVDPSSAIPGGLRLHDGRTGEDLLGLPGGPVLESRWTGSAWESRVDGRLLSGSPWEALEAIQPQEAGPWVGAATFELACDEASLPRQPLVEGTLGQRWTALRRALYAGPAGTEAWSWEDKPPEVLNYPLFLDHPFPARADLLLLPQWTQHAHREAVKVVQARIRDGGFYVANLCVPFEGKWEGPVSTLARTAFNRARPPFGALLDLGDLTLLCLSMERLLARRRNRVWSEPIKGSAPFTGKAETDRQAAVALAADPKERAEHTMILDLVRNDLGRVARTGTVAVTRALAVETYPTVQHLVSTVEAEARPGLGLAELLRAVLPGGSVTGAPKHAVCAHLARAEAGPRGFYCGALGWIGPNGDLDLALPIRTAQIAGDRLRYWAGGGITRRSDPEREWAELLLKTRALTG; encoded by the coding sequence ATGGACCTTTCCCCCCGCCATCGCACCCCCTGGACGCCCGGCGTTGACCCTTCCAGCGCGATTCCCGGCGGCCTCCGGCTCCACGACGGCCGGACGGGCGAAGACCTGCTCGGGTTGCCGGGAGGTCCGGTCCTGGAATCCCGCTGGACCGGCTCGGCCTGGGAAAGCCGCGTGGATGGCCGCCTCCTCTCCGGCTCCCCCTGGGAGGCCCTCGAGGCGATCCAGCCTCAAGAGGCCGGTCCATGGGTGGGCGCGGCGACCTTTGAACTGGCCTGCGACGAAGCCAGCCTCCCCCGCCAGCCCCTGGTCGAGGGCACTCTCGGCCAGCGCTGGACGGCGCTGCGGCGAGCCCTCTATGCGGGGCCGGCCGGAACGGAAGCATGGTCGTGGGAAGACAAGCCTCCTGAAGTTTTGAATTACCCCTTATTCTTAGACCACCCTTTCCCGGCGCGAGCCGACCTGCTCCTCCTTCCCCAGTGGACCCAACACGCTCATCGCGAGGCAGTGAAGGTGGTTCAAGCGCGCATCCGGGACGGCGGATTCTACGTGGCCAACCTGTGCGTTCCGTTTGAGGGGAAATGGGAAGGCCCGGTTTCCACCCTGGCCCGCACGGCCTTCAACCGGGCCCGCCCGCCCTTCGGCGCCTTGCTGGACCTGGGCGACCTGACCCTGCTCTGCCTGAGCATGGAGCGCCTCCTCGCCCGGCGGAGGAACCGCGTGTGGTCCGAGCCCATCAAGGGGAGCGCACCCTTCACCGGCAAGGCGGAAACCGACCGGCAGGCGGCGGTCGCCCTCGCCGCGGATCCCAAAGAGCGGGCCGAGCACACCATGATCCTGGACCTGGTGCGGAACGACCTCGGCCGCGTGGCGCGGACCGGCACCGTCGCCGTCACCCGCGCCCTGGCGGTGGAAACCTACCCCACCGTCCAGCACCTCGTGAGCACCGTCGAAGCGGAAGCCCGCCCCGGGCTTGGATTGGCGGAACTCCTCCGGGCGGTGCTGCCGGGCGGGAGCGTGACCGGGGCACCCAAGCACGCCGTGTGCGCCCACCTCGCCCGCGCCGAGGCCGGGCCCCGGGGCTTCTACTGCGGAGCCCTCGGCTGGATCGGCCCCAACGGGGACCTCGATCTGGCCCTGCCCATCCGCACCGCCCAGATCGCCGGAGATCGCCTGCGCTACTGGGCCGGCGGAGGGATCACCCGCCGCAGCGATCCGGAACGGGAGTGGGCCGAACTTCTCCTCAAGACCCGGGCCCTCACCGGCTGA